One genomic segment of Bacteroidota bacterium includes these proteins:
- a CDS encoding TonB-dependent receptor, whose amino-acid sequence MKRLLSITALIICFSFTANAQLTQTVRGTVTDKETNTELIGATIILLNSEPVLGATTDVDGKFRISNVPVGRHTIKITYTGYKEVVVPDVIVNSAKEVVMNITMEEDVVEASEVVVTAKSDPGKTNNELVTVSGRSFTIDQTQRYAGGLGDPSRMANNFAGVAGGGNDQRNDIVIRGNSPLGLLWRLEGVDIPNPNHFGNQGANGGPVSILNNNTLSNSDFITGAFPTEYGNSLSGVFDLKMRDGNNEKYEHTAQIGFSGVEFMAEGPIKKSKSSFLVNYRYSTLDFLSKLGFSFGSSGAPRWQDLTMKLNFGKTRFGNFSLFAIGGISGTLIQDSKKEASEIAKLANPQDIDFNSGMFATGLIHTISLSKNSYMKTVISTSGERNRTLIDSLNPSTQKIRNLARETYIVRNSIHSFVNQKLNAKHSLKFGVIGTRISAGANDSFYRFDSTSGGQNYSSWVRQYDYDNKEMFLGQAYGNWNWKINEKATLNAGLHYNHLFYNNSNSIEPRASLKYKLATRHSLSFGYGMHSQMQPIPVYFELTHLDPMRTQSIETNRNIKFTKSNHFIAGYEMLVNQNVRFKTEAYYQYLNNVAVTQNPSTYSTINFGADFGFPNVDSLVNKGLGRNYGVEFTVERFFNKGFYYLGTLSLYESEYLASDNKWRNTAFNGNFVANALVGREFKTKNNGILSLNLRVTYAGGRRYLAVDLDESRKKGYQVFDDSKAYAEREKDFFRTDFRIGFKKNGKRVTHEWAIDIQNIFNIQNVLTRQYNPKTGNIEAFNQIGIFPVPFYRAQF is encoded by the coding sequence ATGAAAAGACTGTTAAGTATTACAGCGTTAATTATCTGCTTTTCTTTTACTGCCAACGCCCAACTTACCCAAACAGTAAGGGGCACGGTTACTGACAAAGAAACCAACACTGAGCTGATAGGTGCTACTATCATCTTACTAAACTCTGAACCGGTTTTGGGTGCCACTACTGATGTGGATGGCAAATTCAGGATTAGCAATGTTCCGGTAGGTCGTCATACCATCAAAATCACCTATACAGGCTATAAAGAAGTGGTAGTGCCCGATGTGATTGTAAACTCTGCCAAAGAAGTGGTAATGAATATTACTATGGAAGAAGATGTGGTAGAAGCCAGCGAGGTTGTAGTTACGGCTAAAAGCGACCCCGGAAAAACCAATAATGAATTGGTAACGGTGAGCGGACGCTCATTTACTATTGACCAAACACAACGCTACGCAGGCGGCTTGGGTGACCCCAGCCGTATGGCTAACAACTTTGCGGGAGTAGCGGGTGGCGGTAACGACCAACGTAATGACATTGTGATACGTGGAAACTCTCCGCTGGGCTTATTATGGAGACTTGAAGGGGTAGACATTCCCAACCCTAACCACTTTGGCAACCAAGGTGCTAATGGCGGGCCTGTGAGTATTTTAAACAACAACACACTATCAAACTCGGATTTTATCACAGGGGCCTTCCCTACCGAATACGGTAACTCTCTATCGGGTGTGTTTGATTTGAAAATGCGCGACGGAAACAATGAGAAATATGAACATACCGCCCAGATTGGTTTTAGCGGGGTTGAGTTTATGGCCGAGGGACCTATTAAAAAATCAAAATCATCATTTCTAGTAAACTACCGCTACAGCACCCTCGATTTTTTAAGCAAGTTGGGATTTAGCTTTGGCAGCAGTGGCGCACCCCGCTGGCAGGATTTAACTATGAAATTGAATTTTGGTAAAACCCGTTTTGGAAACTTTAGTCTGTTTGCCATTGGCGGTATCAGCGGTACACTGATACAAGACAGCAAAAAAGAAGCATCTGAAATTGCCAAACTTGCCAACCCACAAGATATTGACTTTAACAGCGGCATGTTTGCCACGGGTTTAATACACACCATATCATTGAGCAAAAACAGCTACATGAAAACGGTTATCAGTACTTCGGGTGAACGCAACCGTACATTAATAGACTCGTTAAACCCCTCAACACAAAAAATACGCAACCTCGCTCGCGAGACTTATATAGTACGTAACTCGATACACAGTTTTGTAAACCAAAAACTAAATGCAAAACACAGCCTGAAATTCGGTGTAATCGGAACCCGAATCTCAGCAGGTGCAAACGACAGCTTTTACAGGTTTGACAGTACATCAGGCGGACAGAACTATTCATCATGGGTACGTCAATATGACTATGATAACAAAGAAATGTTTTTGGGACAAGCCTACGGAAACTGGAACTGGAAGATAAATGAAAAGGCTACGTTGAATGCAGGCTTGCACTACAACCATCTTTTTTATAACAACAGTAATTCTATTGAGCCACGTGCTTCGCTCAAATACAAACTAGCTACCCGACACTCGCTGAGTTTTGGGTACGGTATGCACAGCCAAATGCAACCCATCCCTGTGTATTTTGAGCTAACCCACCTTGACCCTATGCGTACCCAAAGCATAGAAACCAACCGCAATATTAAGTTTACGAAGAGCAACCACTTTATAGCAGGATATGAAATGCTGGTAAACCAAAACGTGCGCTTTAAAACAGAAGCATACTATCAATACTTAAACAATGTAGCGGTTACTCAAAACCCAAGTACTTATAGTACCATAAACTTTGGTGCCGATTTTGGTTTCCCCAACGTAGATAGTCTGGTAAACAAAGGACTGGGGCGCAACTACGGAGTTGAGTTTACAGTAGAACGTTTCTTTAACAAAGGTTTTTACTACTTGGGCACCCTATCGTTGTACGAAAGCGAATACTTAGCCAGCGATAATAAATGGCGTAATACTGCCTTTAACGGAAACTTTGTAGCAAATGCTTTGGTTGGGCGTGAGTTTAAAACCAAAAATAACGGCATATTAAGCCTTAATTTGCGTGTGACGTATGCAGGCGGCCGTCGTTACTTGGCTGTTGACCTTGACGAAAGTCGCAAAAAAGGATATCAGGTGTTTGATGATTCAAAAGCGTATGCCGAACGTGAGAAGGATTTTTTCCGCACCGATTTCCGCATCGGGTTTAAGAAAAACGGCAAGCGCGTAACCCATGAGTGGGCTATTGATATTCAAAACATCTTTAACATTCAAAACGTTTTGACCCGCCAATACAACCCCAAAACAGGAAACATTGAAGCTTTTAACCAAATAGGTATATTTCCGGTACCGTTTTACAGGGCACAATTTTAA
- a CDS encoding response regulator transcription factor codes for MKIVVIEDEAPAARRLMGLIQEHRPLAEIVAHFDSVETAVDWLQNNPPPDLAFMDIQLADGLSFDIFEAVPVKCPVIFTTAYDEYAIKAFKVNSIDYLLKPIDKGELATAFAKYDTLAQKPQNGTIDVGELIKVFRPDTYKSRFLVKQGQRLIPVGVEDIAYFYAEDKLVFMLTNMGNKYIVDYTIEQLEGKLNPEKFFRANRKVITSLEAVKDVHISFNGKLKVYLKPDLSEELFVSRERAPEFKNWLGN; via the coding sequence ATGAAAATTGTAGTAATAGAAGACGAAGCTCCTGCAGCCCGCAGACTAATGGGGTTGATACAGGAACACAGGCCGCTGGCTGAAATTGTTGCGCATTTTGACAGTGTTGAAACCGCTGTTGACTGGTTGCAAAACAACCCGCCGCCTGATTTGGCTTTTATGGATATACAACTGGCCGACGGACTTAGCTTTGATATTTTTGAGGCAGTACCAGTAAAATGTCCGGTGATATTTACTACCGCTTACGACGAGTATGCAATAAAGGCCTTCAAAGTAAACAGCATCGATTATTTACTAAAACCTATTGACAAGGGCGAACTTGCTACCGCGTTTGCTAAATACGACACACTGGCACAGAAACCACAAAACGGAACCATTGATGTAGGTGAGTTGATAAAGGTATTTAGACCTGACACTTATAAATCGAGGTTTTTGGTTAAGCAAGGGCAACGCCTGATACCCGTGGGAGTTGAGGACATTGCCTATTTTTATGCAGAAGACAAGCTGGTTTTTATGCTTACCAATATGGGCAACAAGTATATTGTGGATTACACCATTGAACAGCTTGAGGGCAAACTGAATCCTGAGAAGTTTTTCAGAGCCAACCGCAAGGTAATCACCTCACTTGAAGCAGTGAAAGACGTGCATATTTCATTTAACGGCAAACTAAAAGTGTACCTCAAACCCGATTTGAGCGAGGAGTTATTTGTAAGTCGCGAACGTGCACCCGAGTTTAAAAACTGGCTGGGTAATTAA
- a CDS encoding LruC domain-containing protein has product MKTKNYIIIATIGLIALLQSCKRDNIDNPTGQQGANNPVTSIDKMVVPNNFDYSTTHEVNIDVFLADGVGDAFRGVKVNIYDDVLDPTLKKPRLLYTGVTDADGRLTGAVSLPTYLQTVIIYPFSVGIPNNVALPVDGKKITFKYSNGKIQSRIAQAKNYHDIGNPANAMFVRKAGVADKFSKRLGTWNSSGVPNYLESPGDNLTQTFLNKITASFPESRSVPNYHPDYLLENNQRNLKIDSLSDVFVTFVHEGAGYLNSLFYYVYHKDTVPTSANDIDSLYAVFPNCSFSGSGGALSSGNKVKIGRFKPGYVIGFAIASNGFNSGNATLTAGYNVWYTNKEFNNESGSWKQHTALVYDDVSKRFVMGFEDLKRDNSSSDEDFNDVIVYITSNPVDAIDETGVPPIDKPGDCDNDGVTDVYDDFPCDATKAYRRVYPAEGEYATLVFEDLWPHTGDYDMNDLVLRWQFEAIANATNKVIEFNCKAYAAAKGGSFPVGFGVQFPFNASAVSQVTGSQITRNRVTLNSKGLEQGHTKAVMILFDEVADQLSGTGQSFYNTVNNSPISYPDTIKTKMTFTNPITFGDLGTYPFNPFVFTLNRGTEIHLPDQPNTALATLSLLGTGKDNSIPNANRYYKTSGNLPWAIHMPMQFAYPSEKTSIIQAYLNFANWAQSGGNTNKNWYLNEQGNINASKLFTR; this is encoded by the coding sequence ATGAAAACTAAAAATTACATAATAATTGCTACCATCGGTTTGATAGCATTATTGCAAAGCTGTAAAAGGGATAATATTGATAACCCTACAGGACAACAGGGTGCTAATAACCCTGTAACCAGTATCGATAAGATGGTGGTGCCTAATAATTTTGATTATTCAACAACGCATGAGGTAAATATCGATGTTTTTTTAGCGGACGGTGTTGGCGATGCTTTTAGGGGTGTAAAAGTGAATATTTATGACGATGTTTTAGACCCTACTTTAAAAAAGCCAAGGTTGTTGTACACAGGTGTAACTGATGCTGATGGTCGGTTAACAGGCGCAGTTAGTTTACCAACCTATTTGCAAACGGTAATTATTTACCCTTTTAGTGTAGGTATTCCTAATAACGTTGCGTTACCCGTAGATGGTAAAAAAATCACGTTTAAATATTCAAACGGTAAAATACAATCACGCATTGCACAGGCTAAAAACTACCACGATATTGGTAACCCAGCCAATGCTATGTTTGTTCGCAAAGCAGGTGTGGCCGATAAATTCTCGAAACGTTTAGGAACTTGGAACAGCAGCGGTGTGCCTAATTATTTAGAAAGCCCCGGTGATAATTTAACTCAGACATTTTTAAATAAAATTACTGCCTCATTTCCCGAGAGCCGTTCAGTGCCCAATTATCACCCCGATTATTTGCTTGAAAACAACCAGCGTAACCTTAAAATCGACTCGTTATCAGATGTGTTTGTAACCTTTGTTCACGAAGGAGCCGGCTACTTAAACTCATTGTTCTATTACGTATATCATAAAGATACGGTGCCTACTTCGGCCAACGATATAGATTCATTGTACGCTGTATTTCCTAACTGTTCATTTAGCGGCAGCGGTGGCGCACTTTCATCAGGTAATAAAGTTAAAATCGGACGTTTTAAGCCCGGTTATGTAATTGGTTTTGCAATTGCTTCAAACGGTTTTAACAGTGGTAATGCCACATTAACTGCAGGTTATAATGTTTGGTACACAAACAAAGAGTTTAATAATGAGTCGGGTAGCTGGAAACAACACACAGCATTGGTATATGATGATGTATCAAAACGATTTGTAATGGGTTTTGAAGATTTGAAACGTGATAACAGCTCAAGCGATGAAGACTTTAACGATGTAATTGTATATATAACATCAAATCCGGTAGATGCAATTGATGAAACCGGTGTTCCTCCGATTGACAAACCCGGCGATTGCGATAATGACGGTGTAACCGATGTGTATGATGATTTTCCTTGTGATGCAACAAAAGCATACCGCCGGGTTTATCCTGCCGAAGGTGAATATGCCACCCTTGTTTTTGAAGATTTGTGGCCACACACCGGCGATTATGACATGAACGACTTGGTATTGCGCTGGCAGTTTGAAGCCATAGCTAATGCTACTAATAAAGTGATTGAGTTTAACTGCAAAGCGTATGCAGCAGCTAAAGGAGGTTCATTCCCCGTAGGATTTGGTGTTCAGTTCCCTTTTAATGCCTCGGCTGTTTCGCAGGTTACCGGCTCACAAATTACCCGCAACCGCGTTACGTTGAACAGCAAAGGGCTAGAACAAGGGCATACAAAGGCCGTGATGATATTGTTTGATGAAGTTGCCGACCAACTTTCGGGCACAGGTCAATCGTTCTACAACACAGTAAATAATTCACCCATATCATATCCTGATACTATTAAGACCAAGATGACTTTTACCAACCCGATTACTTTTGGCGACTTGGGTACATATCCCTTCAATCCCTTTGTATTTACCTTAAACAGAGGTACTGAGATACACCTGCCCGACCAACCCAATACCGCGCTGGCAACACTTAGTTTACTTGGCACAGGAAAAGATAACAGCATACCTAATGCTAACCGTTATTACAAAACAAGCGGCAACCTTCCATGGGCAATACACATGCCTATGCAGTTTGCATACCCTTCAGAAAAGACAAGCATTATTCAAGCGTACCTGAATTTTGCTAATTGGGCTCAAAGCGGAGGAAATACCAATAAGAACTGGTACCTGAATGAGCAGGGTAATATAAACGCCTCAAAGTTGTTTACGAGATAG